The Agrobacterium larrymoorei nucleotide sequence GGAAGAGCCTCTTTCGGTTTTCGGTCCTTCAGTTTTGACAATGAAGATGTGGCGAAGAAAGGTGCAGAAAGGCAAGAAATCCCGCCTTAACGCAAAAACCACAGGAAATTAAGGAGTTCGGTCAATTAACACCGGCTATTCGGCGCTCCCCGCGTCCCGATAGCCACGTCGTCTCTTCGTTCGTTCGATAAGGAAGAGTGCTGTCTCCGCATCGTCCGGATGATCGAAGGTCTCTATCATCATCTGGCCGCCCGATCCGATCCGGCCCCAGTTTCGGATCACTGAAGACCCGCCGAACAGCGTCGGCTGGATCGTAATGCCGTAGAAGCGCCGCATGTTTTGCGCCGCATCGACACGGTGAAGATGAACCTGGCATGTCTCCTTGTCTTCCATGTTCCCATTGTCGCTGTCCCCTCAGGTTGTGTCCAACGAGTTATATGAATCGATCCGGTGTCACTGATTCATCCTCGTGATGGTTTCAGACGAAGACTGGGCGAGGCGGCTTTGCCGCACGGCTCTATGCGCAGGCGCACCGAACCCGTGAAGCGGTTTCGGCCATCCGGTTGCGATCTTCTCGCGGCCGGTTCCACCGGCATCTTAGGCATCACGATCCATCACGCGCGCACCAGTCGCGCCTTGGCCAATTCCAGCGACGTGCTAATCCCTCCCGCACCAGCATTTCGCCTAGCGATTTTCCATGCCGTGTCACCGTCCTGAGTTTCCGACCAAAGCGATCCGTATCGCGCCAACCGGAAACGAGCGTGAAGCTTCCCCCATTCAACAGTTCTAGCAGTCTGTCACGGGAGACTTTGCCAATAGACCTTTCCTCGCCGCAGCGAGGGGAGAAGATTTCCGGCGCATCGATGTCGGCTATTCTGATCTTTTCACTTCGAACCCAGATCGTATCTCCATCGACAACACAATTGACGCGGACCCGCCCGTCGCAGAGGACGAACCGGGCTTCCAGCCTATCTTCTATGGGTACCTCAAACGATGGAGCTTTCTGGGTAGAAAAGTCCTTCGATGTATCCGGCCTCGATTGCATGCCACCAAGTAGCAGAACTCCGACAAGTGCTGTGGCCGAGATGATGAGAAGCACGCGCGACGGGGTCATGCGTTCTTCACTGGATGAAACCTGTTCTCACCAACGCAGGATTTCATATCGTCACGCCGGAACCAGATGGCGCGCCCGCAGCGGAGTGGTGCATTACCGGATGTGAAGACGATCTGCTCGTCGGCGCGCATGCGCAGTACCTCATGCGGCAGGATCAGCGGGCGGCGGCTGAGCTGCTTCGATCGCGACCGCGAGGATCCTTTCATTCCGGTTGAACGGTTTGTCTGGTCGACCTCTACCGTCGTATCGCCGCAACGCTTGGAAATGTAGTCGGCTGTATCGGGGTCGTTGATTGCCGAAAACGAAATCCATGAGGCGCTCTCGAACCATTTGCTGGTCGCATCACGACCGCCATAGGCCTCGCGCATCTGGCCGAGTGACTGAAAGATCATGGTCAGCGTGATGCCATATTTGCGACCGGCGTCGCGGGCGGTTTCGAGGATGCGCAGGTATCCGAGACGCGCCACCTCGTCGAGCAGGAAGAGGGTGCGTCCCTTCACATTGCCATTGCGGTTATAGATCGCGTTGAGCAGCGAGCCAATGACAACGCGGGCCAGTCCTGGATGGGCTTCCAGCACCTTCAGATCGAGCGCGATGAAGATGTCGGTTCCGCCATCGGCAAGATCGTCGGTCGAGAAGCTATCGCCGGAGACGAGACCCGCATAATTCGGGTAGGACAGCCAGTGGGTTTCCTTCACCGCATTGGCGTAAACACCAGAAAATGTCTCCGGCGTCATGTTGACGAACACCGCGACATTTTCTTTGACGAAGTCGGATACGGACCCCTCGTAGATCTCCGTCAGGCGCGCACGCAACTGCGGCTCGGGTTCGGAAAGATTGGCGCGGACCTGTCGCAATGTCTGGTCTTTCTCGTTCGTATGCCCAGACAGACAAACGTCGGCGATCAGCGCCGTCAGGAGCTGCATGGCCGACGCCCGGAAGAAGTCGTCGCGAGCCGACGCCGATCGAGGATTGTCGGTCATGATCCAGGTCGCAACGGCGACGATATCCTCTTCCTTGGTATTGCCGTGACGGCCGATCCAGTCGAGCGCATTGAAGCCGACACCACCGGCCGTCGGATCTAGAACGATGACCTTGCGGCCGGCCTGACGCCGATGCTCCGAGCCCATCGGCGCGACCTCGCTTGACGGGTCCAGAACCACAAGTCCGCCACCCCATTTCAGCGCGGTCGGGATCGTCACCGAGGTTGTCTTGAAACCGCCGGAGCCCGCAAAGACGATGCCATGCGACGAGCCAAATGAGCCGTCGAAGCATAGTAGTGGCGACTTGCCGCCTTCACCCCAGCTTGGTCTATCATCCGCACGAAACGGCTTGGCGGCAACACTGTCGCGATCGACACGATACCGCTCGCCGATGACGATGCCGCCCTGTTCAGGGAAGAGCTTTGTCGCGTCCTGCAATTTCATCCAATCGGCCTCGCCATGCACGGCGCGCTTGCCGCCGATCCGGCGTGGCCCGCCGGTCGAGAAGGCTGCATTGCCTTTGATCGCAACGCGCAGAGCGAACACACCGCTGATGAAGGCGATGCCTACGCCGGTCATCGTCGCCGGATCCACGTAGGCCAGAACAAATTGTCCTGCTGGCACGTGGCCGGAGATGCCGTTCAGGCGGATTGTCTCGCGTGCGATGGCGATAATGATGACCGCAGCACTTCCTGCAAGCACACTCAGGCCAGCCGCCTTGATGTTCGACGATCCGTTCGTTGCAAACAATGCGGTCACGCCGATAGCGGCCGCTGCGATATAGGGCAGGGCGAGACCAGCCCGTCCCAGCATCAGCTTGGCCTGCTCAACTGTGCCGAGTGTAGCCATGCGATGCTCCATGCCGGAAGTCAGGACCATCATGGCGATCATGATTGCCGCCGGCAGGATCAAGAGCAGTGGCCTATTCCCCATCATTGCCGAAGACCTCCGCCCCGATTGCCGTGAGGCGGGATTTTTCCGTCTCGTCGCCCTTGATCCGCTTACCAGCGTCGATCAGCAAGCCGAGCAGCAGCGCCCGCTTCTCGTATCGCAATCCCGCCTTGACGATCAGGCCTCCGAGTTCGATCTTTTCGCGCGTGTCTTGTCTGCGGGCATCTGATGTCATCGCCTTCGACATGCGCTCAAACCTCGCCAGCCCCGCCCGCATCCGCGCCAGCCGGCTGCGTCGCGGACGGTTCGCCGCCGGTCCTGGTCTCGCCGGCATTTTTCTTTCCGGTTGCGACAACCTTGCCTCCGCGAAACCGTTTGTCGATCTCCTCGAAGGCCGCCTGAAGCTCGGCCTCGTCAATCTCGATGTCCCCAAGCCCAGCCTTTAGCGCGATCCGACCGATGCGCTCGGCTTCGCGTGTCTCGGCCTGTCTCAGTTGGTCTTGCAATTTGGCGATTTCTTCCCTGATCTTCGATGACGGTTTTTTCATTCCGATTGGGTCTCCTTGAGGTTCTGGCATTGCATTCGCGATGCCAGAATCCCTCCGGATGCCATGAAAAGGAATGTGCAGATCTGCACATCGGCAACGCCGATGCTTTGGAGCATCATCCCGCCGTTCCGAAGGAGCGGTTCCAAGGGCGCAATTATACGTCGCGATGCGACGTGTCGCTCAGATGCCTCCACACAGGCCGATTTGGTCTTGCCGCTCTGGACGAACGAGGTTCGAACCGGGAGTTTCTTGCGCCGTGGCCATTGCCCACTTCTCAGCCAGCATCGTCAGCCGCGGCTCCGGCCGCAGTGCCGTGCTGTCCGCGGCCTACCGGCACTGCGCGAAGATGGACTATGAGCGTGAGGCTCGCACCATCGACTACACACGGAAGCATGGGCTCCTGTACGAAGAGTTTCTTCTTCCGGCAGATGCCCCGAACTGGGTTCGCTCGATGATCGCCGACCGCTCTGTGTCAGGTGCGTCGGAAGCCTTCTGGAACCGGGTCGAGACTTTCGAGAAACGTGCCGACGCGCAGCTCGCTCGTGACCTGACGATTGCCTTGCCGCTTGAACTGTCGGCGGAGCAGAACATCGCCCTGGTGCGGGATTTCGTGGAGAAACACATCCTCGCCAAGGGAATGGTCGCCGACTGGGTCTATCATGACAATCCCGGTAATCCGCATATCCATCTGATGACCACCTTGCGGCCCCTGACGGAAGACGGGTTTGGTGGAAAGAAGGTGGCGGTGATCGGCGATAACGGCCAGCTGGTCCGCACGAAGTCCGGCAAAATCCTCTATGAGCTCTGGGCGGGTTCGACCGACGACTTCAATTCCTTACGCGATGGTTGGTTCGAGCGGCTGAACCATCACCTAGCGCTGGGTGGCATCGATCTTCGCATTGATGGCCGCTCTTATGAAAAGCAGGGCATCGAACTTGAGCCTACCATCCATCTTGGCGTCGGCGCCAAGGCGATCGAGCGCAAGGCGCAAGTGCAGGGTGTGCGGCCGGAACTCGAACGCATCCAGCTGAACAAAGAGCGCCGTCAGGAAAACACCCGCCGCATTGTGAGAA carries:
- a CDS encoding WGR domain-containing protein; amino-acid sequence: MEDKETCQVHLHRVDAAQNMRRFYGITIQPTLFGGSSVIRNWGRIGSGGQMMIETFDHPDDAETALFLIERTKRRRGYRDAGSAE
- a CDS encoding thermonuclease family protein produces the protein MTPSRVLLIISATALVGVLLLGGMQSRPDTSKDFSTQKAPSFEVPIEDRLEARFVLCDGRVRVNCVVDGDTIWVRSEKIRIADIDAPEIFSPRCGEERSIGKVSRDRLLELLNGGSFTLVSGWRDTDRFGRKLRTVTRHGKSLGEMLVREGLARRWNWPRRDWCARDGS
- the traG gene encoding Ti-type conjugative transfer system protein TraG; its protein translation is MMGNRPLLLILPAAIMIAMMVLTSGMEHRMATLGTVEQAKLMLGRAGLALPYIAAAAIGVTALFATNGSSNIKAAGLSVLAGSAAVIIIAIARETIRLNGISGHVPAGQFVLAYVDPATMTGVGIAFISGVFALRVAIKGNAAFSTGGPRRIGGKRAVHGEADWMKLQDATKLFPEQGGIVIGERYRVDRDSVAAKPFRADDRPSWGEGGKSPLLCFDGSFGSSHGIVFAGSGGFKTTSVTIPTALKWGGGLVVLDPSSEVAPMGSEHRRQAGRKVIVLDPTAGGVGFNALDWIGRHGNTKEEDIVAVATWIMTDNPRSASARDDFFRASAMQLLTALIADVCLSGHTNEKDQTLRQVRANLSEPEPQLRARLTEIYEGSVSDFVKENVAVFVNMTPETFSGVYANAVKETHWLSYPNYAGLVSGDSFSTDDLADGGTDIFIALDLKVLEAHPGLARVVIGSLLNAIYNRNGNVKGRTLFLLDEVARLGYLRILETARDAGRKYGITLTMIFQSLGQMREAYGGRDATSKWFESASWISFSAINDPDTADYISKRCGDTTVEVDQTNRSTGMKGSSRSRSKQLSRRPLILPHEVLRMRADEQIVFTSGNAPLRCGRAIWFRRDDMKSCVGENRFHPVKNA
- the traD gene encoding type IV conjugative transfer system coupling protein TraD — encoded protein: MSKAMTSDARRQDTREKIELGGLIVKAGLRYEKRALLLGLLIDAGKRIKGDETEKSRLTAIGAEVFGNDGE
- the traC gene encoding conjugal transfer protein TraC, which translates into the protein MKKPSSKIREEIAKLQDQLRQAETREAERIGRIALKAGLGDIEIDEAELQAAFEEIDKRFRGGKVVATGKKNAGETRTGGEPSATQPAGADAGGAGEV